One stretch of Marinobacterium iners DNA includes these proteins:
- the trpD gene encoding anthranilate phosphoribosyltransferase codes for MNIQEALARIVDHIDLGFEEMEDVMRQVMTGQCSESQIAGFLVGLRMKGESIDEITAAAKVMRDLATPVRPAVGPLVDIVGTGGDGANLFNVSSASAFVAAACGVKLAKHGNRGVSSSSGSADLLEQAGINLDLGADEVARCIDEVGIGFMFAPGYHGAMKHAIGARRALGMRTLFNILGPMTNPAGATRGVIGVFTPKLCRPMAEVMQQLGAEHIMVVHAKDGLDEISLATQTQVAELQNGKITEYSLSPEDVGIDSQSLIGLSVNSPSESLALIQLALSGSDEPVARKAAAMVALNAGAAVYLSGQADTHQAGVEQALEAIRSGVALDKMKQLAAFSQQLGKTE; via the coding sequence ATGAATATTCAGGAAGCGCTGGCACGCATTGTCGACCATATCGACCTCGGTTTTGAGGAGATGGAAGACGTCATGCGTCAGGTAATGACCGGGCAGTGCAGTGAGTCCCAGATTGCCGGCTTTCTGGTTGGCCTGCGGATGAAGGGTGAGTCGATTGATGAAATTACCGCGGCTGCCAAGGTGATGCGTGACCTGGCCACACCGGTACGTCCGGCCGTAGGCCCCCTGGTTGATATTGTTGGTACCGGTGGCGATGGCGCCAACCTGTTCAACGTGTCATCGGCCAGTGCCTTTGTCGCGGCGGCCTGTGGTGTCAAGCTTGCCAAACACGGCAATCGTGGTGTTTCTTCCAGCAGCGGCAGCGCTGACCTGCTGGAGCAGGCCGGTATCAATCTGGATTTGGGCGCCGATGAGGTCGCACGCTGTATCGATGAAGTTGGTATCGGCTTCATGTTTGCGCCTGGCTACCACGGTGCCATGAAGCATGCGATCGGTGCCCGCCGTGCGCTCGGTATGCGGACTTTGTTCAACATACTGGGCCCCATGACCAACCCGGCTGGCGCGACCCGCGGCGTGATCGGCGTATTCACGCCCAAGCTCTGTCGCCCCATGGCGGAAGTGATGCAGCAACTGGGGGCTGAACACATTATGGTGGTGCATGCAAAGGATGGGTTGGATGAAATCAGCCTGGCCACCCAGACGCAGGTTGCGGAGCTGCAAAATGGCAAGATTACGGAATACAGCTTGTCACCTGAAGATGTGGGCATCGACAGTCAGAGCTTGATCGGTCTGAGTGTGAACAGTCCCTCGGAGTCGTTGGCCCTGATTCAGCTGGCGTTGAGTGGTTCGGATGAGCCGGTGGCACGAAAGGCCGCTGCCATGGTGGCACTGAATGCTGGCGCAGCCGTATATCTTAGCGGGCAGGCGGATACACACCAGGCCGGTGTCGAGCAGGCTTTGGAAGCCATACGTTCGGGCGTAGCACTGGATAAAATGAAGCAGCTGGCCGCGTTCAGTCAGCAGCTGGGGAAAACCGAATAA
- the trpC gene encoding indole-3-glycerol phosphate synthase TrpC, with the protein MNDTPTILKKIIARKHEEVAERSARVSIADLKQRIADQQGSASDPRGFADALATSLSSGQPAVIAEIKKASPSKGVIRDPFEPAEIAASYERGGASCLSVLTDVDFFQGADEYLQQARSACSLPVIRKDFIVDPYQIYEARTLGADCILLIVAALTDAQLSDLTTLTHELGMDVLIEVHNAEELERILPLNTRLVGINNRDLHTFDVSLENTFQLLDRIPSDRIIVTESGILTPDDVAAMQARQVNAFLIGEAFMRADDPGQQLARFFSAAH; encoded by the coding sequence ATGAATGATACACCCACAATTCTGAAAAAGATCATCGCTCGCAAGCATGAAGAAGTGGCTGAGCGCAGTGCACGGGTATCGATTGCAGACCTGAAACAGCGTATTGCCGATCAGCAAGGCAGTGCGTCAGATCCGCGCGGGTTTGCGGATGCGCTGGCAACGTCGCTGTCATCGGGTCAGCCTGCAGTGATCGCCGAGATCAAAAAGGCCAGCCCTTCAAAGGGCGTGATTCGAGACCCCTTTGAGCCGGCCGAAATTGCCGCTTCGTACGAGCGGGGCGGTGCCAGCTGCCTGTCGGTACTGACCGATGTAGACTTCTTTCAGGGGGCGGACGAATACCTGCAGCAGGCACGCAGCGCCTGTTCATTGCCGGTCATCCGCAAGGATTTTATCGTGGACCCCTATCAGATCTACGAAGCCCGCACACTTGGGGCTGACTGTATTTTGCTGATTGTTGCGGCCCTGACCGATGCGCAGTTGTCCGACTTGACCACGCTGACCCATGAGCTTGGCATGGATGTGCTGATTGAGGTGCATAATGCAGAGGAACTTGAGCGTATTCTGCCGCTCAACACCCGTCTGGTTGGGATTAATAACCGTGATCTGCACACCTTTGATGTCAGTCTTGAAAACACCTTCCAGCTGCTCGATCGCATCCCGTCAGATCGCATTATCGTGACCGAGAGCGGCATTCTGACGCCGGATGACGTGGCTGCCATGCAGGCCCGGCAGGTCAACGCTTTCCTGATCGGTGAGGCGTTCATGCGGGCAGACGATCCAGGACAGCAGCTGGCGCGCTTTTTCAGCGCTGCACACTAA
- a CDS encoding OsmC family protein — translation MNVSVNWDGDDRFKATTGSGFEVVIDKDLQQGPRPMELVLTGLGGCTSVDVVGILRKARQDVTACVAEISAERSDEVPSVFTEIHVKFIVSGRKLKPAAVERAVRLSAEQYCSASLMLERGGVKISHSFEIVDVE, via the coding sequence ATGAATGTCAGTGTTAACTGGGATGGCGATGATCGTTTCAAGGCGACCACCGGTTCCGGTTTTGAAGTGGTAATCGACAAGGATCTCCAGCAGGGGCCGCGGCCCATGGAGCTGGTGCTGACCGGTCTGGGCGGTTGTACCAGTGTTGATGTGGTGGGCATTCTGCGCAAGGCGCGTCAGGATGTGACCGCTTGCGTGGCTGAAATCAGTGCCGAGCGCTCGGACGAAGTGCCTTCGGTCTTTACCGAAATTCATGTCAAATTCATTGTCAGTGGCCGCAAGCTGAAACCTGCTGCGGTAGAACGTGCGGTTCGCCTGTCCGCTGAACAGTACTGCTCGGCATCGCTGATGCTTGAGCGTGGAGGGGTGAAAATCAGCCACAGCTTTGAAATTGTGGACGTGGAATAA
- the rpsF gene encoding 30S ribosomal protein S6, with amino-acid sequence MRHYEIVFLVHPNQSEQVPAMIERYKTLIEGAQGQIHRLEDWGRRQLAYPINNAHKAHYVLMNVETTQDILDELSSMFRYNDAVLRNMVIRCNEAVTEVSPIKAAESREERKPRREERTEQKQDNSSADDSSDEEAAEE; translated from the coding sequence ATGCGTCATTACGAAATCGTATTCCTGGTTCACCCGAACCAGAGCGAGCAGGTTCCGGCGATGATCGAGCGCTACAAGACTCTGATCGAAGGTGCTCAGGGCCAGATTCACCGTCTGGAAGACTGGGGCCGTCGTCAGCTGGCTTACCCGATCAACAATGCACACAAGGCACACTATGTGCTGATGAATGTTGAAACGACTCAGGACATCCTGGACGAACTGTCCAGCATGTTCCGTTACAACGACGCTGTGCTGCGTAACATGGTGATCCGTTGCAATGAAGCGGTCACTGAAGTTTCTCCGATCAAGGCAGCAGAGTCTCGCGAAGAGCGCAAGCCGCGTCGCGAAGAGCGCACAGAGCAGAAGCAGGACAACAGTTCTGCCGATGACAGCTCTGATGAAGAAGCTGCTGAAGAGTAA
- the rpsR gene encoding 30S ribosomal protein S18 has protein sequence MARFFRRRKFCRFTAEGVKQIDYKDLDTLKGYITETGKIVPSRITGTKARYQRQLATAIKRARYLALLPYTDSHDV, from the coding sequence ATGGCACGTTTTTTCCGTCGTCGCAAGTTCTGCCGTTTCACCGCTGAAGGCGTAAAACAGATCGACTACAAGGATCTGGATACCCTGAAAGGCTACATCACTGAAACCGGCAAAATCGTTCCGAGCCGTATCACTGGCACCAAGGCACGCTATCAGCGTCAGCTGGCGACCGCTATCAAGCGCGCCCGCTACCTGGCTCTGCTGCCGTACACCGACAGCCACGACGTTTAA
- the rplI gene encoding 50S ribosomal protein L9 codes for MEVILLENIGKLGNLGDKVAVKSGFGRNYLVPQGKAVPATADNVAKFEERRAELEKAAADKLAQAQARAEQLNELELSLVTKAGDEGKLFGSIGTRDIAEALSSAGVQADKSEVRLPEGAIRHVGEFDVDIQVHPEVTATIKLVIAGE; via the coding sequence ATGGAAGTTATTCTGCTCGAAAATATCGGTAAACTGGGTAATTTGGGTGACAAGGTCGCCGTTAAATCGGGCTTTGGCCGTAACTACCTGGTTCCTCAGGGTAAAGCCGTACCGGCTACCGCTGATAATGTCGCCAAGTTTGAAGAGCGTCGTGCCGAACTGGAAAAAGCCGCTGCTGACAAGCTGGCTCAGGCCCAGGCTCGCGCCGAACAGCTGAACGAACTGGAACTGTCTCTGGTCACCAAAGCTGGTGACGAGGGTAAACTGTTCGGTTCCATCGGCACCCGTGATATCGCGGAAGCACTGAGCTCTGCCGGCGTTCAGGCCGACAAGAGCGAAGTACGTCTGCCGGAAGGTGCGATCCGTCACGTTGGCGAGTTCGACGTCGACATTCAGGTACACCCTGAAGTGACCGCGACCATCAAGCTGGTTATTGCCGGCGAATAA
- the dnaB gene encoding replicative DNA helicase codes for MADLNDEALEQIKQPPHSIEAEQSVLGGLMLDNNAWDTVSEVLLEDQFYRGDHRMIFRTMQKLIDEGRPIDVVTLSEELDRTGELENAGGLEYLVTLARNTPSTSNIRAYSEIVRDRSLLRQMISVANEIADSAFHPGGRASDEILNEAEQKIFQIAENRPNQGGPEGVNPLLKRAVDRIDELFNNADSLTGVTTGFDDLDDRTGGLQKSDLVIVAARPSMGKTTFAMNLVENALMATEKPVLVFSLEMPADQLVTRMLSSLGRINQTKVRNGQLEEDDWPKLTTAVNMLKNKPLFIDDQPGISPNEMRTRARRIVREHGDLAMIMVDYLQLMTLKTGKSEGRTQEISEISRSLKALAKEMSCPVVALSQLNRSLEQRPNKRPVNSDLRESGAIEQDADVIMFIYRDEVYNEDSPDKGTAEIIIGKQRNGPIGSVRLAFIGQYTRFENLSHINYNYDDGE; via the coding sequence ATGGCAGATCTGAACGACGAGGCGCTGGAACAGATCAAGCAGCCACCCCATTCGATTGAGGCCGAGCAGTCGGTTCTGGGCGGCCTGATGCTGGACAACAACGCCTGGGATACGGTCTCGGAAGTACTGCTGGAAGATCAGTTCTACCGCGGCGATCATCGCATGATCTTCCGTACCATGCAGAAGCTGATCGATGAAGGCCGGCCGATCGATGTGGTCACTCTGTCGGAAGAGCTGGACCGCACCGGCGAGCTGGAAAATGCGGGTGGTCTGGAGTATCTGGTCACGCTGGCCCGCAACACCCCCAGTACCTCGAATATCCGCGCCTACTCCGAGATTGTGCGTGACCGTTCACTGCTGCGTCAGATGATCAGCGTAGCCAACGAGATCGCCGACAGTGCATTTCATCCCGGCGGTCGCGCCTCTGATGAAATCCTCAACGAAGCCGAGCAGAAAATCTTCCAAATTGCGGAAAATCGACCCAATCAGGGAGGCCCCGAGGGGGTAAATCCGCTGCTTAAGCGTGCGGTGGACCGGATTGATGAACTGTTCAACAATGCGGACTCCCTCACGGGGGTCACCACCGGCTTCGATGACCTGGATGATCGTACCGGTGGTTTGCAGAAGTCGGACCTGGTGATTGTGGCAGCGCGTCCCTCAATGGGTAAAACCACTTTCGCCATGAACCTGGTCGAAAATGCTCTGATGGCAACTGAGAAGCCGGTGCTGGTGTTTTCGCTGGAGATGCCCGCCGACCAGTTGGTGACACGTATGCTTTCATCGCTTGGTCGTATCAATCAGACCAAGGTACGTAACGGTCAGCTTGAAGAGGATGACTGGCCCAAGCTGACGACTGCGGTCAATATGCTCAAGAACAAGCCGCTGTTTATTGATGACCAGCCCGGTATCAGTCCCAACGAGATGCGTACCCGTGCACGACGTATCGTGCGTGAGCACGGTGATCTTGCCATGATCATGGTCGATTACCTGCAGCTGATGACCCTTAAAACGGGTAAAAGTGAAGGCCGTACCCAGGAGATATCAGAGATTTCCCGATCCTTGAAAGCCCTGGCCAAGGAGATGAGCTGCCCGGTGGTGGCGCTGTCGCAGTTGAACCGAAGCCTTGAACAGCGTCCCAATAAGCGTCCGGTGAACTCGGACCTGCGTGAATCCGGCGCTATCGAGCAGGACGCCGACGTGATCATGTTCATCTATCGTGATGAGGTATACAACGAGGACAGCCCGGACAAGGGAACCGCTGAAATCATTATCGGCAAGCAGCGTAACGGTCCCATCGGTTCGGTTCGTCTGGCGTTTATAGGGCAGTACACCCGTTTCGAGAATCTTTCACACATCAACTACAACTACGATGATGGTGAGTAG
- a CDS encoding acyl-CoA thioesterase produces MARIKLDMPDNYLFSTELCVRISDINYGGHMGNDAVLSMVHEARLRFLKHYHYAEFDVEGAGIIMTDSAIVYKAESFHGDRVQVDVTVADFNKYGCDLYYLLSNKDTAVEIAHAKTGIVFFDYTDRKVVAVPEGFRNKMLRES; encoded by the coding sequence ATGGCCCGGATCAAACTGGATATGCCGGACAATTACTTGTTCAGCACCGAATTGTGTGTCCGTATCAGCGACATCAACTATGGCGGCCACATGGGCAATGATGCCGTGCTGTCGATGGTACATGAGGCCCGCCTGCGCTTCCTCAAGCATTACCACTACGCCGAGTTTGATGTAGAAGGGGCGGGGATCATCATGACCGACTCTGCCATCGTTTATAAGGCGGAGAGCTTCCATGGTGATCGCGTGCAGGTGGATGTAACGGTGGCCGATTTCAACAAGTACGGCTGCGATCTTTACTATCTGCTGAGCAACAAGGACACGGCGGTAGAGATTGCGCATGCAAAAACCGGCATCGTGTTCTTCGATTACACCGACCGCAAGGTAGTTGCCGTGCCTGAAGGCTTTCGCAACAAGATGCTCAGGGAGTCCTGA
- the bioA gene encoding adenosylmethionine--8-amino-7-oxononanoate transaminase, whose translation MRGPDTEQLAFDSQHIWHPYSSMINPPQMFPVESASGVRLRLTDGRELIDGMASWWSVVHGYNHPALNQAAHEQIDRMSHVMFGGLTHSPAIELSRKLVEMTPEGLERVFLADSGSVSVEVALKMAIQYWHARGKPEKHRMISLRNGYHGDTFGAMSVCDPVNGMHELFSGVLAQQLFAPRPETPFDGGFAATDITELERLLAQHHGELAALILEPIVQGAGGMRFYSPEWLRQARALCDQYEVLLIADEIATGFGRSGEMFACNHAGISPDIMCLGKALTGGYMTLAATLATAEIAHTISAGGAGCFMHGPTFMANPLACAVALESLNQLEQQDWHSQVQRIESGLKQGLEPARALTSVADVRVLGAIGVIERHEPVSLAQVQPMFVDRGVWVRPFGRLVYVMPAYIMSDADLATLTAAMVAVMQELDRL comes from the coding sequence ATGCGCGGCCCTGATACAGAACAGCTTGCCTTTGACAGTCAGCATATCTGGCACCCCTATTCGTCCATGATCAACCCGCCACAGATGTTCCCGGTGGAGTCCGCTTCGGGCGTACGCCTGCGCCTGACAGACGGGCGTGAACTGATCGATGGCATGGCCTCCTGGTGGTCAGTGGTCCATGGTTACAATCATCCGGCTCTGAACCAGGCCGCGCATGAGCAGATCGATCGCATGTCCCATGTGATGTTCGGTGGTCTGACACACTCACCCGCTATTGAGTTGTCACGCAAACTGGTCGAGATGACACCCGAAGGCCTGGAGCGTGTTTTTCTGGCCGATTCCGGCTCGGTTTCCGTCGAAGTCGCGCTGAAAATGGCGATCCAGTACTGGCATGCCCGAGGCAAACCGGAAAAGCACCGCATGATCAGCCTACGCAACGGCTACCATGGCGATACCTTCGGTGCCATGTCGGTGTGCGACCCTGTCAACGGCATGCATGAACTGTTCAGTGGCGTGTTGGCACAGCAGCTGTTTGCCCCTCGCCCGGAGACCCCCTTTGATGGCGGCTTTGCAGCCACCGATATCACAGAGCTCGAACGCCTGCTGGCCCAGCACCATGGTGAGCTGGCAGCACTGATTCTGGAACCCATTGTTCAGGGCGCCGGTGGAATGCGCTTCTACTCCCCCGAATGGCTGCGCCAGGCACGGGCGCTCTGCGACCAGTATGAGGTGCTGCTGATTGCCGACGAGATTGCCACCGGATTTGGTCGCAGCGGCGAGATGTTTGCCTGCAACCATGCCGGCATCAGCCCCGATATCATGTGCCTTGGCAAGGCCCTGACCGGCGGCTACATGACGCTGGCCGCCACGCTGGCCACAGCGGAGATTGCGCATACCATCTCTGCAGGAGGCGCTGGATGCTTCATGCACGGACCCACCTTCATGGCCAACCCGCTGGCCTGCGCCGTGGCACTGGAAAGCCTGAATCAACTCGAACAACAAGACTGGCACTCTCAGGTACAGCGCATTGAATCAGGCCTGAAGCAGGGACTCGAGCCCGCTCGTGCTCTGACCAGCGTAGCCGATGTAAGAGTGCTGGGCGCAATCGGCGTAATCGAGCGTCATGAACCGGTTTCACTGGCCCAGGTGCAGCCCATGTTTGTCGACCGGGGCGTGTGGGTACGCCCATTTGGCAGGCTTGTCTATGTCATGCCAGCCTATATCATGTCAGATGCAGATCTTGCTACCCTCACCGCTGCCATGGTCGCGGTGATGCAGGAACTGGATCGGCTGTAA
- a CDS encoding diguanylate cyclase — translation MKGRTMRKGLYVLLLSGLFLLTVLFLHQVRQDRVQQYLEHASTLLQATYDASLERYALAMDTFYADLTRQPELIHLFDLGINADNHSERALLREELYQRLLPHYQDLVRRGISQWQFHQADGTSFLRFHAPGVHGDSLAEIRPSLRRLQEQPKACYGFEVGRFFIGFRFIQPLMLDGQMIGSMETAVSFARIRQTLASLSPRQTFIFLLERSTVESVLVGGPQDRLQPALISPDFLLHTDSLNDALNQELPLETLRHSLAAQPGIRQQLKTGKPFATATYHQGTGYAVAFIPVQTLTGGLGGYILSIHPAPLLTGLQWEFYTMLVVSLLVTLLLGSMLLHLHQQRHAILVQKYRLDAIGAAVGEGIYVLDREGRTLYVNRAVSRLTGYNEQKLYQENLHQLLHQHEENDLSLQQCPIFSNAIKGITYEGDEQFKTRTGELLPVVVTSQPMIERGQITGVVTVFRDISDRKEAERKLKLLATTDSLTGLSNRRAFLERLHEEQRLSRRLGHPSSLLMIDFDHFKRINDEYGHNTGDLVLQHFASLARSCLRETDSIGRLGGEEFAILLPGTGLEGAVQLAERLRHLLELTPTETADGLIPMTLSIGVTTLNASDTGSSELLSRADAALYQAKSGGRNRIEVRN, via the coding sequence ATGAAGGGCCGAACTATGCGCAAGGGTCTTTATGTATTACTGCTTTCCGGCCTTTTCCTGCTGACAGTGCTGTTCCTGCATCAGGTCCGCCAGGACAGGGTGCAACAGTATCTGGAGCACGCTTCCACTCTGCTGCAGGCAACCTATGACGCCAGCCTGGAGCGATACGCGCTGGCAATGGATACATTTTATGCGGATCTGACCCGCCAGCCTGAACTGATTCACCTGTTTGATCTCGGCATCAATGCCGATAATCATTCAGAGCGCGCACTGCTGAGAGAAGAGCTGTATCAACGACTACTCCCACACTATCAGGACCTGGTGCGACGCGGCATTTCTCAATGGCAGTTCCACCAGGCAGATGGCACCAGTTTTCTACGTTTCCATGCTCCCGGCGTTCATGGTGACTCTCTGGCCGAAATAAGGCCTTCACTTCGACGCCTGCAGGAGCAGCCCAAGGCCTGCTACGGTTTCGAGGTAGGACGCTTTTTCATTGGTTTCCGCTTCATTCAGCCACTCATGCTCGATGGCCAGATGATCGGCAGCATGGAAACAGCCGTTTCCTTTGCCCGTATCCGCCAGACACTGGCATCCCTTTCGCCACGTCAAACCTTCATCTTCCTGCTTGAGCGCAGTACCGTAGAATCGGTGCTGGTAGGTGGCCCTCAGGATCGGCTGCAACCAGCACTGATCAGCCCGGATTTCCTGCTCCATACTGACAGTCTGAATGATGCCCTGAACCAAGAGCTGCCACTGGAAACTCTGCGTCATTCGCTTGCTGCCCAACCCGGCATCCGCCAGCAGCTCAAGACAGGAAAGCCCTTTGCAACAGCCACTTACCATCAAGGTACCGGCTATGCAGTCGCGTTTATTCCGGTACAAACACTGACCGGAGGACTTGGGGGGTACATCCTGTCTATTCACCCGGCACCGCTCCTGACCGGCCTGCAATGGGAATTTTACACCATGCTGGTGGTCAGCCTGCTGGTCACCCTCCTGCTGGGCTCAATGCTGCTTCATCTTCACCAGCAGCGGCATGCCATTCTGGTACAGAAATACCGGCTGGATGCCATCGGGGCTGCTGTTGGCGAAGGCATCTATGTTCTGGACAGGGAGGGTCGGACTCTATACGTCAACAGGGCTGTCAGCCGATTGACCGGCTATAACGAACAGAAGCTGTATCAGGAAAACCTGCATCAGCTGTTGCATCAACATGAAGAGAATGACCTGTCACTGCAGCAGTGTCCGATTTTCTCAAACGCGATCAAGGGTATTACCTACGAAGGTGATGAGCAGTTCAAAACCCGAACCGGAGAACTTCTGCCGGTTGTCGTGACCAGCCAGCCAATGATTGAACGTGGGCAAATAACCGGGGTTGTTACCGTATTCCGCGATATCAGCGACCGTAAGGAAGCGGAACGCAAACTCAAACTACTGGCCACTACCGACTCCCTGACCGGCTTGAGCAACCGGCGCGCTTTTCTGGAGCGGCTGCATGAAGAGCAACGCCTGAGCCGACGCCTGGGCCACCCCAGCAGCCTGTTAATGATCGACTTCGACCATTTCAAACGGATAAACGACGAATATGGCCACAACACCGGCGACCTGGTATTGCAGCACTTTGCCAGCCTTGCTCGAAGCTGCCTGCGCGAAACTGATTCGATTGGTCGTCTAGGAGGTGAAGAATTTGCCATCCTGCTGCCCGGCACCGGCCTTGAGGGTGCCGTACAGCTGGCAGAACGACTGCGTCACCTGCTTGAGCTGACCCCTACCGAAACGGCGGATGGTCTGATCCCCATGACGCTCTCCATCGGCGTCACCACACTCAATGCCAGTGATACCGGCAGCTCCGAGTTGCTGAGCCGAGCAGATGCAGCTCTGTATCAGGCCAAAAGCGGTGGCCGCAACCGAATTGAAGTGCGCAACTAG
- a CDS encoding SLAC1 anion channel family protein — protein sequence MTEQPSSTLSAPQRLQHFPIALIAMVMGLGGLTLSWQKAAYTLGMSPLVGQILLVVTACVLLMITSIYLLKTVRFSSEVIDEFNHPIKISFFPAFSISLLLIATATLELSPGLSRYLWISGAIIHLLLTLHVMSQWIHHSRFKVQHSTPAWFIPVVGNIVAPIAGVQHGYTEASWFFFSIGLLYWLVLKTLIFNRVLFHDPLPEKMLPTLFIMIAPPAVGFVSYLQLNQGVVDSFARILYYSAMFITLLLFTQLPRFSRIRFFISWWAYSFPLAAFCIATQIMLMKTGSEFFLLLSWLSLIVVTFVVCLLLLKTLRAITSGALFQPD from the coding sequence ATGACCGAGCAGCCCAGCTCAACGCTGTCTGCCCCGCAACGCCTGCAGCACTTCCCCATTGCGTTGATTGCAATGGTAATGGGACTCGGAGGCCTCACGCTAAGCTGGCAGAAAGCAGCCTACACACTGGGGATGTCACCACTTGTCGGACAGATCCTGCTGGTAGTAACTGCCTGTGTATTGCTGATGATTACCAGCATCTACCTGCTCAAAACCGTGCGCTTCAGCTCTGAAGTGATAGATGAGTTCAACCACCCGATCAAAATCAGTTTCTTTCCGGCTTTTTCAATCAGCCTGCTGCTTATCGCCACCGCCACCCTGGAGCTTTCACCGGGTCTCTCACGCTATCTGTGGATCAGCGGTGCCATCATTCATCTGCTGCTGACGCTGCATGTGATGAGCCAGTGGATACACCACTCTCGGTTCAAGGTTCAGCACAGTACGCCTGCCTGGTTTATCCCTGTTGTGGGGAACATCGTCGCGCCGATTGCCGGTGTACAGCACGGCTACACCGAAGCCAGCTGGTTCTTCTTCAGCATCGGTCTGCTTTACTGGCTGGTACTGAAAACACTGATTTTCAACCGGGTGCTGTTTCACGACCCCTTGCCTGAAAAAATGCTGCCAACACTCTTCATCATGATCGCACCGCCTGCGGTTGGCTTTGTCTCCTACCTGCAACTGAATCAGGGAGTGGTCGACAGCTTTGCACGTATTCTCTACTACAGCGCGATGTTCATTACGCTGCTTCTTTTTACCCAGCTGCCGCGTTTTTCACGCATTCGTTTTTTCATCTCCTGGTGGGCCTACAGCTTCCCACTGGCAGCATTTTGCATCGCGACCCAAATCATGTTGATGAAGACAGGCAGTGAGTTTTTTCTGCTGCTCTCCTGGCTTTCACTGATTGTGGTGACATTTGTAGTCTGTCTGCTGCTGCTCAAAACCCTGCGCGCAATTACCAGCGGTGCTCTGTTCCAACCGGACTGA
- the tsaA gene encoding tRNA (N6-threonylcarbamoyladenosine(37)-N6)-methyltransferase TrmO gives MTVPHSHSMTPIGFIHSPFDQKFGIPRQPGLASIRARIELVPPYSNPESVRGLEQCSHIWLLFLFSATSDQGWSPTVRPPRLGGNQRLGVFATRSPFRPNPIGLSPVRLCSIEQSGDRVWLEVEGADLLDGTPILDIKPYLPYADSLPEAEFALASRIERLTLPVHFSQSAQQACQIHAGRLGQPLARQITEVLLCDPRPAYRKQDEAREYGISLYGLNIRFRITRDRVDVNSITLQTDQD, from the coding sequence ATGACCGTCCCACACAGCCACAGCATGACACCGATCGGCTTTATCCACAGCCCGTTTGACCAAAAGTTCGGCATCCCGCGCCAGCCGGGGCTGGCCTCTATTCGCGCCCGAATTGAACTGGTTCCCCCCTATTCAAATCCTGAATCGGTACGCGGGCTGGAGCAGTGCAGCCATATCTGGCTGCTGTTCCTGTTCAGTGCAACCTCAGACCAGGGCTGGAGCCCCACTGTGCGGCCACCTCGACTGGGTGGCAACCAGCGTCTGGGAGTATTTGCCACCCGCTCACCGTTTCGCCCCAACCCCATAGGCCTGTCGCCTGTCCGTCTGTGCAGTATCGAGCAAAGCGGAGATAGGGTCTGGCTGGAAGTGGAAGGGGCAGACCTGCTTGACGGAACTCCCATTCTCGACATCAAACCCTACCTTCCCTACGCCGACAGCCTGCCTGAGGCGGAATTTGCTCTGGCGTCACGCATCGAGCGGTTAACACTTCCTGTGCATTTCAGTCAGTCGGCGCAACAGGCTTGCCAGATTCATGCAGGCCGCCTTGGCCAGCCACTGGCGCGACAGATCACCGAAGTCCTGCTGTGTGACCCGCGCCCGGCTTACAGGAAACAGGATGAGGCAAGAGAATACGGTATCAGCCTGTATGGTCTGAACATTCGCTTTCGTATCACGCGGGACCGGGTCGATGTAAACAGTATCACCCTTCAGACTGATCAGGATTGA